The following is a genomic window from Chloroflexota bacterium.
GCTTGCAGCGGGCGGGCGTTCCGGCCGGTGTTGTGGCCAGCGGGTATGACCTTCACGCGAATGAGCAGTTGCGCCACCGTGGTCACTTGGCAAAGCTTCAGCACCCGCAAATGGGCCTCCGCACCTATGATTGCCCGTCCTTCCGCCTCTCTTTGACGCCCCATGAAATGCGGCCCGCGCCCCTTCTCGGCGAGCACACGCATCGCGTCGTCACCGAGCTTCTGGGCCTCTCCGATGAGAGGTACGCCGAACTCCTCGGCGCCGGCGTTCTTGAGCAGGAATCCTGATCCGCCTGCCTCCTTTCGGGCACCTTGACTCTGTACCGTCTGGACGGTAGAGTTGCGCCCATGACGACGACCTCTGTGGCCCAATCAACACGCCAGTCGCTCCTTGACGCCGCCTCGCGCGTCGCCCTTCGCGATGGCGTGACCCAGATAACCCTTGAGGCCGTTGCCAGGGAGGCCCGGGTAAGCAAGGGCGGACTGCTCTACCACTTCCCCTCTAAAGATGCGTTGATCCAGGGGATGCTTGTGGGCTATATGGAGAGCTTTGACAGGGAGTTGACCCGGAAGCTCGAAGAGAGCGAAACCGGCAAGACTGATACGCCTGGTCGGTGGCTGCGGGCCTTTGCTCTGGCGATGTACGAGAGCAAGACGCCCCAAGAGCTTGGGGCAGGCCTTATGGCTGCCGCGGCTTTGAACCCCGAGCTTCTCGCTCCCGCTCGCGCTATCTACGCCAGGTGGCAGGCATCTGCCGAGGAAGACGGCCTTGACCCTGCACTGGCTACGATGCTCCGGTTGGCTATTGATGGCCTCTGGGCCGTCCAACTGCTGGGCCTTGCTCCCCCCAATGGGTCCAGCCGGAAGCAGGTGCTGGAGACCATCCTGCAGCTGACCCGTGGTATGACGGCCAAGCGGCAGATGAAATTATAAAGCAGGTACCAACGTGCCGATCCTGGAAAACAAAGTGGTGGTTATCACCGGCGCGGGCCGGGGCCTTGGACGCGCCTATGCGGTGGCGATGGCCAAGGAAGGGGCGCGATTGGTCATAAATGACCTCAAGCCTGACCTCGTTGAGGCGGCAGCGGAGGAGATTCGGAGAAGCGGCGGGCGCGCCATCGCCGATTCTCACGATATCGCCACCTGGGACGGCGCCCACGATCTCGTCCAGACCGCCCTCCGCGGCTTCGGCACGCTTGACGCGCTTGTTAACAATGCAGGCATCCTCCACAAGGCGCGACTCCTTGACGAGAGCGAGGCCGGCTTTGACGCCATCTTCCGTACGAATACGTACGGCACCTTTTTCTGCGCCCGCCACGCCGCGAATGTCCTGGTGCAGAAAAGAGCCGGCGTCATCCTCAACACCACTTCCTACGCCCAGGCGGGCGGTCCTGATCTTTCCGCCTATAACGGCAGCAAGGGTGCGGTGGCGAGCCTTACCTACTCCTGGGCATTGGAGCTGGCCCCCTACGGGATACGGGTAAATGCCCTTTCTCCCAGCGGCGCGACGCAGATGACGGACATCTTGAATGCAGGCCGCGAAAAGCCGACTGTCTATCAACCGGTCGAGCTAGCCGCTCCTCTCGCATGCTTTCTGATCAGCGACTATGCGAAGAACATCACCGGCCAGGTTATGCGCCTCCACCGCGATAGCCTTCAGATACACGCACATCCCGGCCCATGGCGTGAGGCAAAGCGCCCACAAGGTTGGACGCTTCAAGACATCATCCGCGATTTTCCCTCGATGCTCGGCAAAGACCTGCACCCCGTCGGCGCTGAAGCAGCGTCTTATCAGTTCTACAACGCATTAGAGGAGTCGTCCTGATGAAGATAGATCTGCTCTACGAACTGCAGATGCCCAAGCCCTGGCCCAAGCCTCAATCGCGAGGCGAGTATCAGGTCTATCGGAAGTCCATGGCGCAGATCGAGCTGGCCGATAAGCTGGGCTTCGATACGGTCTGGCTCGTGGAGCACCATTTTCGGGAAGAGCGTTCGCACTCCTCCGCTCCGGAGATCTTCCTCGGCGCGGTGGCCCAGCGCACCCAAAACATCCGTCTTGGCCACGGCGTGGTCCTTCTTCCCTATCCTTTCAATCACCCGGTGCGGGTTGCCGAGCGCGCAGCCGTCCTCGATCTGCTGAGCAACGGGCGCGTCGAGTTCGGCACCGGCCGTTCCACTCGGTTCGAGCAGGAAGGCTTCCGCATCAAATATGAGGAATCCCGCGCGATGTGGAAGGAAGCGATGGAGATTATTCCGCAGATGTGGATGAAGGAGAGATTCAGCCACAAGGGGCAGTACTTCGATATTCCGGAACGGAACGTCGTGCCCAAACCCCTTCAGGAGCCGCACCCGCCTCTCTGGATGGCCGCCAGCAATGACGAGAGCTACCCCATCGCCGCCGAGATCGGCGTCGGCG
Proteins encoded in this region:
- a CDS encoding TetR/AcrR family transcriptional regulator, producing MTTTSVAQSTRQSLLDAASRVALRDGVTQITLEAVAREARVSKGGLLYHFPSKDALIQGMLVGYMESFDRELTRKLEESETGKTDTPGRWLRAFALAMYESKTPQELGAGLMAAAALNPELLAPARAIYARWQASAEEDGLDPALATMLRLAIDGLWAVQLLGLAPPNGSSRKQVLETILQLTRGMTAKRQMKL
- a CDS encoding LLM class flavin-dependent oxidoreductase gives rise to the protein MKIDLLYELQMPKPWPKPQSRGEYQVYRKSMAQIELADKLGFDTVWLVEHHFREERSHSSAPEIFLGAVAQRTQNIRLGHGVVLLPYPFNHPVRVAERAAVLDLLSNGRVEFGTGRSTRFEQEGFRIKYEESRAMWKEAMEIIPQMWMKERFSHKGQYFDIPERNVVPKPLQEPHPPLWMAASNDESYPIAAEIGVGALGLTILLPLDRLEQRINVYRRGIKNAKPVGAMINDKVGAYTLVMCADSAAKAREAGAYEAVAWWLTHAVLATTAWEGMQSTNKMFGDFPLLQKYHEGKVGVEAFDHEDMVVIGDPDHVIRKMESYAKTGVDHILCDVDFGHMKHEDIIHSIELLGKYVIPHFKRKGISTTIGAQKS
- a CDS encoding SDR family oxidoreductase; the protein is MPILENKVVVITGAGRGLGRAYAVAMAKEGARLVINDLKPDLVEAAAEEIRRSGGRAIADSHDIATWDGAHDLVQTALRGFGTLDALVNNAGILHKARLLDESEAGFDAIFRTNTYGTFFCARHAANVLVQKRAGVILNTTSYAQAGGPDLSAYNGSKGAVASLTYSWALELAPYGIRVNALSPSGATQMTDILNAGREKPTVYQPVELAAPLACFLISDYAKNITGQVMRLHRDSLQIHAHPGPWREAKRPQGWTLQDIIRDFPSMLGKDLHPVGAEAASYQFYNALEESS